AGGCGCTGGAGTTATTGAATGTCGATCGCTTGGGTTTGGATTGGACCGATCGGCGTTTGCTCAGTGCCCTGATTGAACAATTCCAGGGGGGGCCAGTGGGGGTGGAAACCTTGGCGGCAGCGACGGGGGAGGATGCCCAAACGATTGAGGAGGTCTACGAACCCTATTTACTGCAAATTGGCTATCTGCAACGCACCCATCGGGGCCGGGTTGCTACACCAAGTGCCTGGGCGCACCTAGGGTATCAACCCCCTGATCAGCAATTGTCGTTGTAAGCGAGGGGCGTTTTCTCTCCGCGTACCCCCTTTGCTGCGTGCCGTTAGGTGAAGTGTCGGCGCGATCGCGCGTCATAGCTATGTTTCTTTTTGGGGTTGTAGGAACGGCAGAGGGTCTGTAGATTGCTGAGGCTCAATGCACGGCTCAATGCATACTATCGCACCCAATAGCACTTTTGACGCAAGCAGTCGAAGCGTTCCATGCTGCTGGCAAACCTCGCCGCCCGCCTGATACCTCATAGCGATCGTGACGGTCATAAAACTCCACCTTTATGAACAGATATCCTCATAAATTGTTAAAAAATATGATCAATTTCAAAGCTTGGTTGCAAGAACCGGTTGTCTAGTTGCCGAAAACCCTAGGCGTAATGGTAGGCTGACTGCCATTCGCTGGTAACAATCTAGACTGGGTTTTCTTTAAAAAACTATGTACGATCGCCCTCCCCACAAACTCTCCCTTGAAGCGGCTGTCACGGCTGCCCTCGGTGCTGGAGTGGTTACTTCTTTTGCGGTTAGTCAGGGGCAACATCCCCTCTTGGCCTTGGGAATTACGGCCTTTGCAATGATAGTGGCATTAGCTGTTGATCGTTATCTCTAACAGCATGAGCCTAGCACCGGCAAGAGGAGGCGCTAGTGCTGGACTCTTAATAGATCACCCAAAGGCACGACATAGATCACCCAAAGGCCCGAAGACACCAAGACACCAAGACACCAAGACACCAAGCTTAAAAACCCATCGCGGTAGCGATCGCCTTAATGTCGGGGGCGATGCCTTGGCGCATAGGGTTCTGGCAGTGTTCGATCGCCGTCGTCGGGTCTTTTAGCCCATTCCCCGTTAAAACGCATACCACGCGTGCTCCCGTAGGTACCTGATCCTTGACCTTCAGTAAGCCCGCTACTGAGGCAGCACTGGCGGGTTCGCAGAAAACGCCTTCCTGGGAGGCTAGCAACCGATAGGCCGCGAGGATCTCTGCATCGGTCACACTTTCAAACCGACCTTGGCTGGCATCCCGTGCCGCGATCGCCTTGTCCCAACTGGCAGGATTGCCAATCCGGATTGCGGTCGCGATCGTCTCCGGCTGCTCGACCACCTTGCCCGTGACTAGGGGAGCGGCCCCGACTGCTTGGAAACCCATCATGCGGGGTAAGGTCTGGCAACGTCCGGCTTGGTGATATTGCGTAAAGCCCATCCAGTAAGCGGCAATATTACCCGCATTGCCGACAGGGATACACAGCCAATCCGGGGCATCCCCCAAGACATCTACCACCTCAAAAGCTCCGGTCTTTTGCCCTTCCAAGCGGTAGGGGTTCACCGAGTTAACTAGGGTGACAGGGTAGTGGTCTGCGATCGCCCGCACCGCCTCTAGGGCCTGATCAAAATTGCCCTGGATCGCCAAGACTTGGGCACCATAGAGCAAGGCTTGGGCCAGTTTACCTGCGGCCACATACCCGTCAGGAATCACCACAAAGGCCCGCATCCCCGCCCGTGCCGCATACGCGGCTGCCGAAGCTGACGTATTTCCCGTACTGGCGCAGACTACCGCTTCTGCTCCGGCCTCTTTGGCCTTGGAGATCGCCATTGTCATCCCCCGATCCTTGAAGCTGCCAGTCGGGTTCAGGCCGTCGTATTTCACCCAAACCTGCACCTGACGTCCAATCTGGGCTGCGATCGCGGGCGCGGGAATCAGGGGCGTATTCCCCTCACGGAGGGTAATAACAGGCGTGGTCTCCGTCAGTGGCAGATAATCACGATAGGCCGTAATTAAACCGGGCCAACCAGCGGCAGACATAGCAGGGGGAGTAGATAGGACGGTCACAGATCTCGACATGCCAAGAGTAGAGAACTTCCATTGTAGGGGATAACTGTCAGTGAATTATCAGTCTCGGATAGACGGTGCTTGTGATAGATAGCAATTTGGTGATTGATAGCTTGGCCATTGATATTGACAGCCGATCTGCCCTGCGATCGTCTGACCACAGAAGGCCGATCGATTCTGCTGAGCACTGGGTTGATCATTCGGCATCGCCAGCTGGCACCGCAAGCCGGTATCGCAAGCCGGCATAATAGACAGTGGGTACTTAATAAACCTTTACCTATGGCCAGAGATCTGCGGGGATTCATTCAACTGCTTGAGCAAAGGGGGCAACTGCGGCGCATTACCGCTCCTGTCAGTCCTGACCTAGAGATTGCTGAAATTGCTAACCGCGTTCTTGCCGGCGGCGGGCCAGCTCTGCTCTTTGAAAATGTTCAGGGATCCGCTTATCCTGTTGCCATTAACCTCTTGGGGACTGTCGAGCGTATCTGCTGGGCGATGAACCGGGAACACCCCCTGGAATTGGAAGCCCTGGGACAAAAGTTGGCGATGTTGCAGCAGCTGAAACCGCCGAAGCAACTGGCCCAGGCAATCAACTTTGGTAAGGTTCTCTTCGATGTTCTCAAGGCTAAACCGGGACGCGATCGCCTACCGGCCTGTCAGCAAGTGGTCATTCAAGGGGACGACCTGGACCTGAACCAGATCCCCATGATCCGGCCCTATCCCGGTGATGCAGGTAAAATCATTACCTTGGGCCTGGTGATTACCAAGGACTGCGAAACCGGCACTCCCAATGTTGGGGTTTACCGCCTACAACTGCAATCGAAAACCACGATGACGGTCCACTGGCTGTCGGTGCGGGGCGGGGCACGGCATTTGCGCAAAGCAGCAGAACGGGGCCAGAAGTTAGAAGTGGCGATCGCCCTAGGGGTTGATCCCCTGATTCTGATGGCTGCTGCCACTCCGATTCCCGTTGATCTGTCCGAATGGCTGTTTGCCGGTCTGTATGGCGGTTCCGGGGTCACCTTGGCCAAGTGTAAAACGGTTGATTTGGAAGTGCCCGCCGATTCCGAATTTGTCCTGGAAGGAACGATCACCCCCGGTGAAGTGCTGCCCGACGGTCCCTTTGGCGATCACATGGGTTATTACGGCGGCGTTGAAGATTCGCCCCTGATCCGCTTCCACTGCCTCACCCACCGCCAACAGCCGATTTATCTGACTACCTTTAGTGGCCGTCCGCCCAAGGAAGAGGCGATGATGGCGATCGCCCTCAACCGCATTTACACGCCGATTCTGCGGCAACAGGTGCCGGAAATTGTGGACTTCTTCCTACCGATGGAAGCCCTGAGCTATAAGGCTGCCGTGATCGCGATCGACAAGGCCTATCCCGGTCAAGCCCGTCGCGCCGCCCTGGCCTTCTGGAGCGCCCTGCCCCAGTTTACCTACACCAAATTCGTCATTGTCGTCGATAAGGACATTAATATCCGTGATCCGCGTCAGGTGGTCTGGGCCATGACTTCCAAAGTCGATCCCGTGCGCGATGTTTTCATTCTGCCCCACACCCCCTTTGACACCCTCGACTTCGCGAGCGAACGCATTGGCCTCGGCGGTCGCATGGGCATTGATGCAACGACCAAAATTCCCCCTGAAACGGACCACCCCTGGGGTGAACCCCTGGTCTCTGATCCGGCAATGGCGGCCCAGGTCGATCGCCGTTGGGCTGAATATGGCCTTGCTGATTTACAACTGGGAGAGGTCGATCCCAACTTGTTTGGCTATGAGATGCCCCGTAGGCAGTAAACCCCTATCGCGATAAACTCAGTAGCCAATCCGCGAGGGGACGGGTGATCCAGTTAAAGCCCACCCGCAGTTGATGTTGCCGACTGGGTAGGCGGTAGAGATAGGCCAACCGTCGCAGGAGTAGGGCTGGCAGGCCGTCGAGTTTGAGTCCTAAGCCGGTGAGGGTGGCATTGTCAATTCCCAGGGTGAGCATTTCCCCCAGGGGGTGATAACGGAAGGGGAGCAGGGGACGCTGGGTCAGATCGGCCCACAGGTTCCAGGCAGCGTAGTCGGCCTGCTGGATAGCAACCTGGGCTGTGCTGGGAACCGTCTGCCCCGCCGCATCATGCACAGCCGCTAAATCCCCTAGGGCCAGGATTTCGGGATGATCAACGACTTGCAGGGTTGGGTGGGTGACAATTTGGCCGTTGGCGTTGGTTTTCAGGGAGAGTTTCTGAACGACCGTCGGCACACGGGTACCCACCGTCCACAAGACCAGATCGACGGGTAGGGTATCGGTCGTATTCTTGTAGTTTAGGGAAATGTCATGGGGACCGATCGCCGCCACACTGGTTTCCAAATCTAGCCAGACTTGACGCTCACTCAGGGCACGCAGGGCCGCCTCCCGGTTAAAGGCCGGTGACGATCGCAGCACATGTTCACCTTTCTCAACCAGCCGCAAGCGACCGCGATCGCCCAGACGATCAGCCAACTTACAGGCCAATTCAACCCCACTGTAGCCCGCCCCAACAATGGCTACACGAATACTGTCCTGCTCCCCGGCCTCCAACACCCGTAGCCGTTCCTCCAGTCGATAGGCATCGGCGAGCGTCCGAAACGGCAATGCATACTCGCTTGCGCCAGGGACACCCGTTAGCGGTGTTTCTCCCCCCAGCGCCAAGACCAGACGATCGTAGGAGAGGGTCAATCCCGATTGCAGGTTGACCTGTTGCGTGTCAAGGTTGATTGTCGTCACCGTGTCTTGCTGGAAATGGACTCCCGTCCCGGCCAACAATTCACTGAAGGGAGGAGCAATCTCCCAGGTTTCCAACTCCCCCGTCATTAACTCAT
This DNA window, taken from Trichothermofontia sichuanensis B231, encodes the following:
- a CDS encoding UbiD family decarboxylase, whose amino-acid sequence is MARDLRGFIQLLEQRGQLRRITAPVSPDLEIAEIANRVLAGGGPALLFENVQGSAYPVAINLLGTVERICWAMNREHPLELEALGQKLAMLQQLKPPKQLAQAINFGKVLFDVLKAKPGRDRLPACQQVVIQGDDLDLNQIPMIRPYPGDAGKIITLGLVITKDCETGTPNVGVYRLQLQSKTTMTVHWLSVRGGARHLRKAAERGQKLEVAIALGVDPLILMAAATPIPVDLSEWLFAGLYGGSGVTLAKCKTVDLEVPADSEFVLEGTITPGEVLPDGPFGDHMGYYGGVEDSPLIRFHCLTHRQQPIYLTTFSGRPPKEEAMMAIALNRIYTPILRQQVPEIVDFFLPMEALSYKAAVIAIDKAYPGQARRAALAFWSALPQFTYTKFVIVVDKDINIRDPRQVVWAMTSKVDPVRDVFILPHTPFDTLDFASERIGLGGRMGIDATTKIPPETDHPWGEPLVSDPAMAAQVDRRWAEYGLADLQLGEVDPNLFGYEMPRRQ
- a CDS encoding NAD(P)/FAD-dependent oxidoreductase — encoded protein: MSQQPIRICILGGGFAGLYTALRLSQFPWTETGKPDIVLVDQHDRFVFLPLLYELMTGELETWEIAPPFSELLAGTGVHFQQDTVTTINLDTQQVNLQSGLTLSYDRLVLALGGETPLTGVPGASEYALPFRTLADAYRLEERLRVLEAGEQDSIRVAIVGAGYSGVELACKLADRLGDRGRLRLVEKGEHVLRSSPAFNREAALRALSERQVWLDLETSVAAIGPHDISLNYKNTTDTLPVDLVLWTVGTRVPTVVQKLSLKTNANGQIVTHPTLQVVDHPEILALGDLAAVHDAAGQTVPSTAQVAIQQADYAAWNLWADLTQRPLLPFRYHPLGEMLTLGIDNATLTGLGLKLDGLPALLLRRLAYLYRLPSRQHQLRVGFNWITRPLADWLLSLSR
- the thrC gene encoding threonine synthase, producing MSRSVTVLSTPPAMSAAGWPGLITAYRDYLPLTETTPVITLREGNTPLIPAPAIAAQIGRQVQVWVKYDGLNPTGSFKDRGMTMAISKAKEAGAEAVVCASTGNTSASAAAYAARAGMRAFVVIPDGYVAAGKLAQALLYGAQVLAIQGNFDQALEAVRAIADHYPVTLVNSVNPYRLEGQKTGAFEVVDVLGDAPDWLCIPVGNAGNIAAYWMGFTQYHQAGRCQTLPRMMGFQAVGAAPLVTGKVVEQPETIATAIRIGNPASWDKAIAARDASQGRFESVTDAEILAAYRLLASQEGVFCEPASAASVAGLLKVKDQVPTGARVVCVLTGNGLKDPTTAIEHCQNPMRQGIAPDIKAIATAMGF